TCAGACGTTGCGCAGGTAGCGGGGCGGCACCGCGTCGGTGAGCCACACACCGTTGGCGCTGACCCGGAACTCGTGGCCGTCGGCGGCCATCGCGGCCGCGTCCACCACGAGGACGACCGCCCGGCCGTGCCGGGACCCGACCCGCACGGCCGTCTCGGTGTCCGCGGAGAGATGGACGTCCTGCCGGGACATCGGCCGCAGCCCCTCCCGGAAGACCGCCTCCAGGACCCGCCCGGTGGTGCCGTGGTACAGCACCGCGGGCGGGTCGCTGGGCGGCAGTCCGAGGTCG
The Kitasatospora paranensis genome window above contains:
- a CDS encoding RNA 2'-phosphotransferase, producing the protein MDEKQTVKVSKRLSRILRHDPASVGITLDAAGWVAVDTLLAALARHGTRVGRADLDHVVATNNKRRFAFSEDGRSIRASQGHSVEVDLGLPPSDPPAVLYHGTTGRVLEAVFREGLRPMSRQDVHLSADTETAVRVGSRHGRAVVLVVDAAAMAADGHEFRVSANGVWLTDAVPPRYLRNV